A stretch of DNA from Saccharomycodes ludwigii strain NBRC 1722 chromosome I, whole genome shotgun sequence:
GAATTCAGTAGGATTGTGTTGTGTATTCAAATTTTGTGCAGCACCTTGGATTTACCTCCCAAATATCTTTGCAAAAAATGGTTTAGCATAAGTATGTTAATCATCCCTTTAATGACGAGCGGTTGGCTTATTGTAGGTGCATTTATTTACTTACTGATTCCCGGTTATAATTACCCTGCTGGATTATTAATTGCTGGTTGCGTGACTGCAACTGATCCCATTTTGGCGCAATGTGTTGTTACTGGAAAATTTGCTGCTAGAGTTCCTGCTAGGTTGAAGGATTTACTAGTTTGTGAAAGCGGTGTGAACGATGGTATGGCGTTCCCCTTTGTATATTTATCCCTGtatttacttatttatGCTGGTCAAGCTGGAAAGATTATTAAAGATTGGTTGTGTGTGACTATTTTATATGAAGTGATTTTAGGTTCTTTTATTGGTATCTGTATTGGGTATTTTGGAAGATCGTGCCtgaaaatttgttttaaaaacgCTTTCTTGCAAACAGCTGACTATATTTCAATGTGTGGATTTCCCATTATGCTGGGTGTTTTTTGTGCTGGGATCGGTTCAGTGCTAGGTGTTGACGATTTACTAGTTTCATTTTTTGCGGGGTGCTCTTTTTCATGGGATGGGTGGTATATGAAGCAGGTGGAAATTGAGCATGGTGTAAAGAGTAATTTGGTACCGGTATTGGATttaattatgaatatgCTATATTTCATATATTATGCAACAACAATCCCATGGGCAGCTTTTAATGACCACAACCCAATAGATGTTTGGAGATTAATTTTGATTGGAATTGTAGTGATTTTCCTACGTCGTATTCCACtagttttattactatctTATGTAATCCCTGATATTAAGAATATAAAAGAGGCCCTATTTGTTGGACATTTTGGTCCGATTGGTGTGAGTGGCATTTTTGCTGCGATCGTATCCAAATCAGAATTGGAAAAGATCTTGTTTT
This window harbors:
- a CDS encoding uncharacterized protein (similar to Saccharomyces cerevisiae YLR138W | NHA1 | Na+/H+ Antiporter); protein product: MLIIPLMTSGWLIVGAFIYLLIPGYNYPAGLLIAGCVTATDPILAQCVVTGKFAARVPARLKDLLVCESGVNDGMAFPFVYLSLYLLIYAGQAGKIIKDWLCVTILYEVILGSFIGICIGYFGRSCLKICFKNAFLQTADYISMCGFPIMLGVFCAGIGSVLGVDDLLVSFFAGCSFSWDGWYMKQVEIEHGVKSNLVPVLDLIMNMLYFIYYATTIPWAAFNDHNPIDVWRLILIGIVVIFLRRIPLVLLLSYVIPDIKNIKEALFVGHFGPIGVSGIFAAIVSKSELEKILFSQEKDFPMSQLLLSSANVDTGKYGHERNKLVMDTIWPIVCFIILVSMLVHGGSIPVIMLYKYAFCTEKTDDALSESNDALSESNDALSESNVTYSVVDNNGIKNC